A genome region from Hevea brasiliensis isolate MT/VB/25A 57/8 chromosome 9, ASM3005281v1, whole genome shotgun sequence includes the following:
- the LOC110668917 gene encoding calcineurin B-like protein 7, translated as MGCLCTKLRIKHQDPVRIKHQDLAVLASQTNFNEAQVEALCKLFKKLSSSLTEDGLISKEEFQLGLFRNSKRKSLIADRLFQLFDSKQDGVIEFEEFVRSLSVFHPEAPLAEKVAFAFQLYDMRQTGFIERSEVKKLILALLQESDLILPDDIVESIIDKTFKDADTGGDGKIDVREWEEFVIRNPTILKTMTIPYLKDLTTEFPSFVLISEIEDDLNK; from the exons ATGGGATGCCTTTGCACAAAGCTGCGAATTAAACATCAAGACCCAGTGCGAATTAAACATCAAGACCTAGCTGTTCTTGCTTCTCAGACTAATT TCAATGAAGCTCAAGTTGAAGCTTTATGTAAGCTGTTCAAGAAATTAAGCAGTTCTTTGACAGAGGATGGGCTCATTAGCAAA GAAGAGTTTCAGCTTGGCTTATTTAGAAACAGCAAGAGGAAGAGTCTAATTGCAGACAGA CTTTTCCAATTGTTCGACTCCAAGCAAGATGGAGTAATAGAATTCGAGGAGTTTGTTAGATCTCTGTCTGTGTTCCACCCAGAAGCACCCCTAGCAGAGAAAGTTGCTT TTGCATTTCAGCTATATGATATGAGGCAAACAGGCTTCATTGAACGCAGTGAG GTCAAAAAGTTGATATTGGCACTTCTACAAGAATCAGACTTGATTCTCCCTGACGACATTGTTGAAAGCATCATTGATaag ACATTTAAGGATGCCGATACAGGAGGAGATGGGAAAATTGATGTACGAGAGTGGGAGGAATTCGTAATTCGTAATCCAACAATACTCAAGACTATGACCATTCCATATTTGAA GGACCTTACAACTGAATTCCCTAGCTTTGTACTAATATCAGAAATAGAAGATGATCTCAACAAGTGA